In one window of Acanthopagrus latus isolate v.2019 chromosome 15, fAcaLat1.1, whole genome shotgun sequence DNA:
- the lrrc18a gene encoding leucine-rich repeat-containing protein 18, which yields MPKRKGAKGTKVTLKSAKKAIRMTPDGRRRLTLSNMGITIFPKCLLKLTNVDELDLSRNLIQKLPDNIGNFSSLRWLDLHSNRLESVPESIGNLVGLTHLNLSNNCLTAAGLPFSLGFLTSLKSLNLGMNQLDSLPPTIAALDSLQELGLFDNLFIKLPEFVAVLSNLTKVNMKRNPLSYAQEDGEGKKEKSGPEEDVYLVHESSLCKTCLKRCKQQRERLTRGGGGGDMFEDKRMRTYLGLMVPNSVATLNQDVWRIRKPGNEPIKCC from the coding sequence ATGCCCAAAAGGAAGGGAGCCAAAGGGACAAAGGTGACCCTCAAGAGTGCGAAAAAGGCAATACGTATGACCCCAGATGGACGGCGCAGACTCACACTTAGCAACATGGGTATAACAATCTTCCCAAAGTGTCTCCTCAAACTGACCAATGTTGACGAGCTGGACCTGAGCCGCAACCTGATACAGAAGCTCCCAGATAACATTGGGAACTTCTCATCGCTCAGATGGCTGGATCTACACAGTAACAGACTTGAGTCTGTGCCCGAGTCTATTGGCAACCTGGTTGGACTGACCCACCTAAACCTCTCTAACAACTGCCTAACCGCTGCGGGTTTACCCTTCTCATTGGGTTTTCTCACCAGCCTGAAGAGTCTCAATCTGGGAATGAACCAGCTGGACAGCCTGCCTCCCACAATAGCAGCTCTCGATAGCCTCCAAGAGTTAGGCCTGTTTGATAACCTCTTCATCAAGCTACCAGAGTTTGTGGCAGTCCTAAGCAACCTAACTAAGGTAAACATGAAGCGGAATCCTCTCTCGTATGCTCAGGAAGATggtgagggaaaaaaggaaaagtcaggACCAGAGGAGGATGTGTATCTGGTCCATGAGAGCAGTCTGTGTAAGACATGCCTTAAGAGATGTaaacagcagagggagaggcttacgagaggaggaggaggcggtgacATGTTTGAGGACAAAAGGATGAGGACTTATTTGGGACTGATGGTGCCAAACTCAGTGGCCACACTCAATCAAGATGTGTGGAGAATAAGAAAGCCAGGAAATGAGCCAATCAAATGCTGCTGA